A region from the Aeromicrobium choanae genome encodes:
- a CDS encoding amidase family protein: MTGAALIAAGTPATSAEGTTDAGSYLAPRFTAADLTGDDAVTQEDVDLLVGRVGTTSADDGWAAVSAADHDGDDTITVTDVARLAQAMIYDDGEFELVEASVLDMQAAMNAGVLTSVELTRTYLDRIEAYDNAKVDPAANGRPLKSIISTNPEALELAAAADAERAENGMTSVLLGIPVALKDNYDTKGMPTTAGCACWEENQTQDDAEMVEGLRAQGAVVLAKASLDEFAYGFSSQFSAFQGVTVNGDTTTQRSTLVASPYATSKTAGGSSGGTGASISANLAALGFGSDTGGSIRVPSSYNQLVGVRPTVGLASRDGIVPLALSQDTGGPMARSVSDAAIAMDAVVGVDENDTVTQRQVGKVPNSYTKYLDPNALEGKRIGYFPQMVPSLTASNAGQAAAARRFEQAKADLQAQGATVVPVQLTAEEGTAFTRVLNEGSGSTNEFKHDLAEYMAAHLSPEVGANTLQGIIDSGKFAPAYRSTYVQRNNITEDTYQQWAGPNGSHTTQLALGHTQVTALLDAQDIDAVVYPSGTQYGTYSTNMRLSPNTGMPAVTVPMGADAADPSAGMNLEFLGRQFDEGPLLGLAYDYEQATGHRTTPALYGPLAQEAP; encoded by the coding sequence ATGACCGGGGCGGCCCTGATCGCCGCCGGCACTCCGGCCACCAGCGCCGAGGGGACGACCGACGCCGGTTCGTACCTCGCTCCCCGATTCACCGCCGCCGACCTCACTGGCGACGACGCCGTCACGCAGGAGGACGTCGACCTGCTCGTCGGCCGCGTGGGCACCACGTCGGCCGACGACGGCTGGGCGGCCGTGTCCGCCGCCGATCACGACGGCGACGACACCATCACGGTCACCGACGTGGCCCGCCTCGCCCAGGCGATGATCTACGACGACGGCGAGTTCGAGCTCGTCGAGGCGTCGGTCCTGGACATGCAGGCCGCGATGAACGCCGGTGTGCTGACCTCGGTCGAGCTCACCCGGACGTACCTCGACCGCATCGAGGCCTACGACAACGCGAAGGTCGACCCGGCCGCGAACGGACGGCCGCTGAAGTCGATCATCTCGACGAACCCCGAGGCGCTCGAGCTGGCCGCCGCGGCCGACGCCGAGCGCGCCGAGAACGGCATGACGAGCGTGCTGCTCGGCATCCCCGTGGCGCTGAAGGACAACTACGACACGAAGGGCATGCCCACCACCGCGGGCTGCGCGTGCTGGGAGGAGAACCAGACGCAGGACGACGCCGAGATGGTCGAGGGCCTGCGCGCCCAGGGCGCCGTCGTGCTGGCGAAGGCCAGCCTCGACGAGTTCGCCTACGGCTTCAGCTCGCAGTTCTCCGCGTTCCAGGGCGTCACCGTGAACGGCGACACCACGACGCAGCGCAGCACGCTGGTCGCGAGCCCCTACGCCACGTCGAAGACCGCCGGCGGCTCGTCCGGCGGCACCGGCGCCTCGATCTCGGCGAACCTCGCCGCGCTCGGCTTCGGCTCCGACACCGGCGGCTCGATCCGGGTGCCGTCGAGCTACAACCAGCTCGTCGGCGTCCGGCCCACCGTGGGCCTGGCCTCGCGCGACGGCATCGTGCCGCTGGCGCTCTCGCAGGACACCGGCGGCCCGATGGCGCGCTCGGTCTCCGACGCCGCGATCGCGATGGACGCCGTGGTCGGCGTCGACGAGAACGACACGGTCACGCAGCGTCAGGTCGGCAAGGTGCCGAACTCGTACACGAAGTACCTCGACCCGAACGCCCTCGAGGGCAAGAGGATCGGCTACTTCCCGCAGATGGTCCCGTCGCTGACCGCCTCGAACGCCGGACAGGCCGCCGCGGCGCGACGCTTCGAGCAGGCCAAGGCCGACCTCCAGGCCCAGGGCGCCACGGTCGTCCCGGTGCAGCTGACCGCCGAGGAGGGCACCGCGTTCACCCGCGTGCTCAACGAGGGCAGCGGCAGCACGAACGAGTTCAAGCACGACCTCGCGGAGTACATGGCGGCGCACCTGTCGCCCGAGGTCGGGGCGAACACGCTGCAGGGCATCATCGACAGCGGCAAGTTCGCCCCCGCCTACCGCTCCACGTACGTCCAGCGGAACAACATCACCGAGGACACCTACCAGCAGTGGGCCGGGCCGAACGGCTCGCACACGACACAGCTGGCGCTGGGTCACACGCAGGTGACGGCGCTGCTCGACGCGCAGGACATCGACGCGGTGGTCTACCCCTCCGGCACGCAGTACGGCACCTACAGCACCAACATGCGGCTCAGCCCGAACACCGGGATGCCGGCCGTGACGGTGCCGATGGGCGCTGACGCCGCGGACCCCTCGGCGGGCATGAACCTGGAGTTCCTGGGTCGCCAGTTCGACGAAGGACCGCTGCTCGGCCTGGCCTACGACTACGAGCAGGCCACAGGCCACCGCACCACGCCGGCGCTGTACGGCCCGCTCGCGCAGGAGGCACCGTGA